In Mucilaginibacter celer, one DNA window encodes the following:
- the groES gene encoding co-chaperone GroES: MSLNIKPIGDRVVVEAAAAEEKTASGIFIPDTAKEKPQRGTIVAVGQGKVDEPLTVKVGDEVLYGKYAGTEITYEGKEYLIMRESDIYAVL, from the coding sequence ATGTCATTAAACATTAAGCCTATCGGAGATAGGGTTGTGGTGGAAGCTGCAGCCGCCGAAGAAAAGACTGCTTCAGGTATCTTCATTCCTGATACTGCTAAAGAAAAACCTCAACGTGGTACCATCGTTGCTGTTGGCCAGGGAAAAGTTGATGAGCCTTTAACCGTAAAAGTTGGTGACGAGGTATTATATGGTAAATATGCAGGTACCGAAATTACCTACGAAGGTAAAGAATACCTGATCATGCGTGAATCAGACATTTACGCGGTTCTTTAA